In the genome of Desulfuromonas sp. DDH964, one region contains:
- a CDS encoding type IV toxin-antitoxin system AbiEi family antitoxin domain-containing protein, with product MDLRQKIPYEEFDYQILLDSLRGYAHPRKKITSLLAKGEIVRVKKGLYLFSEQHRRAPYCRELLANLIYGPSSVSLEYALHYHGLIPEGVETITSVTCGRSRSFDTPVGHFSYRAIPMAAYRIGIDRIELADGRAFLMAVPEKALADRVVAERGSALRTQKELLVFLVDSLRIEESALAGLDPAAILVIAEGYRSRRLKVLGQLLARLQKAEVTHA from the coding sequence ATGGACCTGCGCCAGAAAATTCCCTATGAAGAGTTCGACTATCAGATCCTCCTGGATTCGCTGCGGGGGTATGCGCATCCGCGCAAGAAGATCACCTCTCTTCTGGCCAAGGGGGAAATCGTCCGCGTCAAGAAGGGGCTCTACCTCTTCAGCGAGCAGCACCGCCGCGCCCCGTACTGCCGCGAACTGCTGGCCAACCTCATCTACGGCCCCTCCAGCGTCTCTCTCGAATATGCCCTCCATTACCATGGACTGATCCCGGAAGGGGTCGAGACCATCACCTCGGTTACCTGCGGCCGGTCCCGCAGCTTCGACACTCCCGTCGGACATTTCAGCTACCGCGCCATCCCCATGGCGGCCTACCGGATCGGCATCGACCGGATCGAACTGGCCGACGGGCGGGCGTTTCTCATGGCGGTACCGGAAAAGGCGCTGGCCGACCGCGTAGTGGCAGAACGGGGAAGCGCCCTGCGGACGCAAAAGGAGCTGCTTGTTTTCCTTGTAGACAGCCTGCGTATTGAAGAGTCCGCCCTCGCGGGTCTCGACCCCGCGGCCATCCTGGTCATCGCAGAGGGCTATCGTTCGCGGCGGCTGAAGGTGCTGGGCCAACTGCTCGCCCGACTGCAGAAGGCGGAGGTGACCCATGCATGA
- a CDS encoding nucleotidyl transferase AbiEii/AbiGii toxin family protein has product MHDAVARMLARYESKSLDDQVGALREIIQEVALLGLWRARFFEHAAFYGGTALRILHGLDRFSEDLDFSLLAPEPDFSLQRFSAALEEEVRAFGFNLWVETVEKTVETAVQSAFLKANTRSELMVIEADQRLTQNVPPGQVLKIKVEVDTDPPPGFLTITRYLLLPIPFAVRCYTLPSLFAGKMHALLCRKWKNRVKGRDWYDLVWYAAHHPQLNLHHLEKRMRQTGHWSGPPSLGREDFGYLLEAAIARLDVEQARQDVAPFVRDRQTLALWSADFFRDVAARIVIVEE; this is encoded by the coding sequence ATGCATGATGCCGTGGCGCGGATGCTGGCCAGGTACGAGAGCAAAAGTCTCGACGATCAGGTGGGGGCGTTGCGGGAGATCATTCAGGAGGTGGCCCTGCTCGGCTTGTGGCGGGCCCGTTTTTTTGAGCACGCGGCCTTTTACGGCGGCACTGCCCTGCGGATTCTCCACGGTCTCGACAGGTTTTCCGAAGACCTCGATTTCTCCCTGCTGGCGCCGGAGCCCGATTTCTCGCTGCAACGTTTCAGCGCCGCGTTGGAAGAAGAGGTGCGCGCGTTCGGTTTCAACCTGTGGGTAGAGACGGTGGAGAAGACGGTGGAGACCGCCGTGCAGTCGGCCTTTCTCAAGGCGAACACGCGCAGCGAGCTGATGGTGATCGAAGCCGACCAGCGGCTCACCCAAAACGTGCCGCCGGGGCAGGTTTTGAAGATCAAGGTCGAGGTCGACACCGACCCGCCGCCCGGTTTCCTGACTATCACCCGCTACCTGCTGCTACCAATCCCTTTTGCCGTGCGCTGCTACACGCTCCCCAGCCTGTTTGCCGGCAAGATGCACGCGCTCCTCTGCCGCAAATGGAAGAACCGGGTCAAGGGGCGCGACTGGTACGACCTGGTCTGGTACGCGGCCCATCACCCACAGCTCAACCTGCATCACCTGGAAAAGCGCATGCGGCAGACCGGGCACTGGTCGGGACCGCCATCCCTGGGCCGGGAAGACTTCGGTTATCTGTTGGAGGCCGCCATCGCCCGCCTCGACGTCGAGCAGGCGCGGCAAGACGTGGCGCCCTTTGTCCGGGATCGCCAGACACTGGCGCTCTGGTCGGCCGATTTCTTCCGGGACGTGGCCGCAAGGATTGTAATTGTCGAAGAGTAG
- the rsxA gene encoding electron transport complex subunit RsxA, producing the protein MTALLLILVSTIFVNNFVLSRFLGICPFLGVSKKVETALGMGMAVTFVMTIAAVVTWLIQYFILIPFGIEYLQTIAFILVIASLVQLVEMVIQKASPVLYQSLGIFLPLITTNCAVLGLAVLNIQKGYNFIESVVFAIGAALGFTLAMVLFAGLRERLDYSPVPPAFRGTAIALITAGLLSLAFMGFAGLVKG; encoded by the coding sequence ATGACCGCACTGCTGCTGATCCTGGTCAGCACCATCTTCGTCAACAACTTCGTCCTCTCCCGCTTCCTTGGCATCTGCCCCTTCCTCGGCGTGTCGAAGAAGGTGGAGACCGCCCTCGGCATGGGGATGGCGGTGACCTTTGTCATGACCATCGCCGCGGTGGTGACCTGGCTGATCCAGTACTTCATTCTTATCCCCTTCGGTATCGAGTACCTGCAGACCATCGCCTTCATCCTCGTCATCGCCTCGCTGGTGCAGCTGGTGGAGATGGTGATCCAGAAGGCGAGCCCGGTCCTCTACCAGTCCCTCGGCATCTTCCTGCCGCTGATCACCACCAACTGCGCGGTTCTCGGTCTGGCGGTCCTCAACATCCAGAAGGGCTACAACTTTATCGAGAGCGTCGTCTTCGCCATCGGCGCGGCCCTCGGTTTCACCCTGGCGATGGTCCTCTTCGCCGGCCTGCGCGAGCGCCTCGACTACTCGCCGGTGCCGCCGGCGTTTCGCGGCACCGCCATCGCCCTGATCACGGCCGGCCTGCTGTCGCTGGCCTTCATGGGTTTCGCCGGCCTCGTCAAGGGGTGA
- a CDS encoding RnfABCDGE type electron transport complex subunit B, with protein MLASILSLGGIGLLAALALGLAARKFAVEVDPRELAILEVLSGANCGACGYPGCGAYAKAVAGGTADPTLCTPGGAGTVAQIAHILGVEATAAEPQVAVVRCQGDNDRAKLKYHYLGIYDCTAAQRIADGPKSCPGGCLGLGTCARVCPFGAIEMTAAGLAVISREKCTGCRKCIAACPRQVIAMAPLRATVHVLCNSQDKGALVRKYCQVGCIACQICHKTVPAAYVIENSLARVVYEHQEEAAAAVAKCPTRCIRDFAEGYPEGSRFSAPTCPTTAGRAA; from the coding sequence ATGCTTGCTTCCATCCTCAGCCTCGGTGGTATCGGTCTGCTCGCGGCGCTCGCCCTCGGGCTGGCGGCGCGCAAGTTTGCCGTCGAGGTCGACCCGCGCGAGCTCGCCATCCTCGAGGTCCTCTCGGGGGCCAACTGTGGCGCCTGCGGCTACCCCGGCTGCGGCGCCTACGCCAAGGCGGTAGCCGGCGGCACGGCCGATCCGACCCTCTGCACCCCGGGGGGCGCCGGCACGGTAGCGCAGATAGCCCACATCCTCGGGGTCGAGGCGACGGCGGCGGAACCGCAGGTGGCGGTGGTGCGCTGCCAGGGGGACAATGACCGCGCCAAGCTCAAGTACCACTACCTCGGCATCTACGACTGCACCGCCGCCCAGCGCATCGCCGACGGGCCGAAGAGCTGCCCCGGCGGCTGCCTCGGCCTCGGAACCTGCGCCCGGGTCTGCCCCTTCGGCGCCATTGAGATGACCGCCGCCGGACTGGCGGTGATCAGTCGCGAGAAGTGCACCGGCTGCCGCAAGTGCATTGCCGCCTGCCCGCGCCAGGTGATCGCCATGGCGCCGCTGCGGGCGACCGTGCATGTCCTCTGCAACAGCCAGGACAAGGGGGCGCTGGTGCGCAAGTACTGTCAGGTCGGCTGCATTGCCTGCCAGATCTGCCACAAGACCGTCCCCGCGGCCTACGTGATCGAGAATTCCCTGGCCCGGGTCGTTTACGAGCATCAGGAGGAGGCCGCCGCGGCGGTGGCCAAGTGCCCGACCAGGTGCATTCGTGATTTTGCCGAGGGCTATCCCGAGGGGAGCCGTTTTAGCGCGCCGACCTGCCCGACCACGGCCGGCCGGGCCGCGTGA
- the rsxC gene encoding electron transport complex subunit RsxC, whose protein sequence is MRLKSFPGGLHPPDNKQFTAHKAIVDCPLPAELVIPLSQHIGAPADACVKVGDLVAKGEVVGQARGFVSVPVHASTSGAVVAVEPRPHPAGKPLPAVVIKPDGEDRWIDGLAGIPAEEQDDESLRDRIRAAGIVGLGGATFPTHVKLTPPGDKPIDTLILNGVECEPYLTADHRLMLENPERIVDGITILQRLLGVRRTLLGIEANKPDAIAVMTKACAGTSIEVVALAVKYPQGAEKQLILALIGKEVPSGGLPMDVGVVVQNVGTAAAVADAVRHGRPLVERIATVSGPAIANPQNLRVRIGTPLSHLVAVCGGAKGELAKIIMGGPMMGSAQLGLEAPVTRGTSGLLLFGPGQFPRAPEGPCIRCGRCVRACPAHILPTAIAACARLDRFDEAEGFDAMDCIECGCCTYTCPAAIPLVQAIRQAKAAILAKRRKG, encoded by the coding sequence ATGAGACTCAAGAGTTTTCCCGGCGGGCTGCACCCGCCCGACAACAAGCAGTTCACGGCGCACAAGGCGATCGTCGATTGCCCGCTGCCGGCGGAGCTGGTGATCCCCCTCTCGCAGCACATCGGGGCGCCGGCGGACGCCTGCGTCAAGGTTGGCGACCTGGTGGCCAAGGGGGAGGTGGTCGGCCAGGCCCGGGGCTTCGTCTCGGTGCCGGTGCACGCCTCGACCTCGGGTGCGGTGGTGGCGGTCGAGCCGCGCCCGCACCCTGCCGGCAAGCCGTTGCCGGCGGTGGTAATCAAACCGGACGGGGAGGATCGCTGGATCGACGGCCTGGCAGGGATTCCGGCCGAAGAGCAGGACGACGAGAGTCTGCGCGACCGCATCCGCGCCGCCGGCATCGTCGGCCTCGGCGGCGCGACCTTTCCGACCCACGTCAAGCTGACCCCCCCGGGTGACAAGCCGATCGACACCCTGATATTGAACGGCGTCGAGTGCGAGCCCTACCTGACCGCCGATCACCGCCTGATGCTGGAGAATCCGGAGCGGATCGTCGACGGCATCACCATTCTGCAGCGGCTCCTCGGCGTGCGCCGGACCCTGCTCGGCATCGAGGCGAACAAGCCCGACGCCATCGCCGTCATGACCAAGGCCTGTGCCGGCACCAGCATCGAGGTGGTGGCGCTGGCGGTGAAGTATCCGCAAGGGGCCGAGAAGCAGCTGATCCTCGCCCTCATCGGCAAGGAGGTCCCCTCCGGCGGCCTGCCGATGGACGTCGGGGTGGTGGTGCAGAACGTCGGCACCGCGGCGGCGGTTGCCGACGCGGTGCGCCACGGCCGGCCGCTGGTGGAACGGATCGCCACCGTCTCCGGGCCGGCGATCGCCAATCCGCAGAATTTGCGGGTGCGCATCGGCACCCCGCTCTCGCACCTGGTGGCGGTCTGCGGCGGCGCCAAGGGGGAACTCGCCAAAATCATCATGGGCGGCCCGATGATGGGCAGCGCCCAGCTCGGACTCGAAGCGCCGGTGACGCGCGGCACCTCGGGGCTGCTCCTCTTCGGCCCGGGCCAGTTCCCGCGGGCGCCGGAAGGTCCCTGCATCCGCTGCGGGCGCTGCGTGCGCGCCTGCCCGGCCCATATCCTGCCGACCGCCATCGCCGCCTGCGCCCGCCTCGACCGCTTCGACGAGGCGGAGGGGTTCGATGCCATGGATTGCATCGAGTGCGGCTGCTGTACCTACACCTGCCCGGCGGCGATCCCGCTGGTCCAGGCCATCCGCCAGGCCAAGGCGGCAATCCTTGCCAAGCGAAGGAAGGGCTGA
- a CDS encoding RnfABCDGE type electron transport complex subunit D, translated as MESPLYLSSSPHAHSGVTTDRVMRDVIISLLPACAVAFYLFGWPALVTLLLCTLGCLATEALCRKGMGQALTLGDGSAAVTGILLAMNLPPSAPWWLSLLGSVVAIAIGKQVYGGLGHNPFNPALVARVVLLISFPVQMTSWTSPAPLGSGLDAVTSATPLGEMKTAVMLTGKLPEALSGGLGHYFTGQMAGSLGEVSALALLWGAAYLFWRKVLTWHIPVAYLGSVVLLGGAFWLIDPTRYPSPLFHLLTGGLILGAFYMATDMVTSPVTPQGMLIFGVGCGLVTVLIRLFGGYPEGVSFAILLMNAVTPLIDRFVRPKKFGLAPAAKGGPA; from the coding sequence GTGGAATCGCCGCTCTATCTCTCCAGTTCCCCCCACGCCCACTCGGGGGTGACTACCGACCGGGTGATGCGCGACGTCATCATCAGCCTGCTGCCGGCCTGCGCCGTCGCCTTTTATCTCTTTGGCTGGCCGGCGCTTGTCACCCTGCTCCTCTGCACCCTGGGCTGCCTGGCGACCGAGGCCCTCTGCCGCAAGGGGATGGGGCAGGCCCTGACCCTGGGCGACGGCAGCGCCGCGGTGACCGGTATCCTGCTCGCGATGAACCTCCCCCCCTCCGCCCCCTGGTGGCTTTCGCTGCTCGGCAGCGTGGTGGCGATCGCCATCGGCAAGCAGGTCTATGGCGGACTCGGCCACAACCCCTTCAACCCGGCGCTGGTGGCGCGGGTGGTGCTGCTGATCTCCTTCCCGGTGCAGATGACGAGCTGGACCAGTCCGGCCCCCCTCGGCTCGGGCCTCGACGCCGTCACCAGCGCGACGCCGCTCGGCGAGATGAAGACCGCGGTGATGCTTACCGGCAAGCTCCCCGAGGCCCTCTCCGGCGGACTCGGGCACTATTTCACCGGCCAGATGGCCGGTTCCCTCGGCGAGGTCTCGGCCCTGGCGCTCCTCTGGGGCGCGGCCTACCTCTTCTGGCGCAAGGTTTTGACCTGGCACATCCCGGTCGCCTATCTCGGCAGCGTGGTGCTGCTCGGCGGCGCCTTCTGGCTGATCGACCCGACCCGTTACCCGAGCCCCCTCTTCCACCTGCTGACCGGCGGCCTGATCCTCGGCGCCTTCTATATGGCGACCGACATGGTCACCTCGCCGGTGACGCCGCAGGGGATGCTGATCTTCGGCGTCGGCTGTGGCCTGGTGACGGTGCTGATCCGCCTCTTTGGCGGCTATCCCGAAGGGGTCTCCTTCGCCATCCTGCTGATGAACGCGGTGACGCCGCTGATCGACCGCTTCGTGCGGCCGAAAAAGTTCGGCCTCGCCCCCGCGGCCAAGGGAGGGCCGGCATGA
- a CDS encoding RnfABCDGE type electron transport complex subunit G gives MKEIARLVFALTLIAVGAALILSLVERVTREPIAEQRRLEMLKALTAVLPPIDNQPDSDSVSLVAGSDRKGRPLQRTFYRGRKEGELAGVAFKVVAPDGYSGNIEIMVGVDAAGAVTGVEILSHAETPGLGSKIAEPWFKDQFRGKTLQNADWRVKKDGGGFDQITGATISPRAVVNALKGGLEFFAGHRAEILAGEARP, from the coding sequence ATGAAAGAGATCGCCCGCCTCGTCTTTGCCCTGACCCTGATCGCGGTCGGCGCCGCCCTGATCCTCTCGCTGGTCGAAAGGGTGACCCGGGAGCCGATCGCCGAGCAGCGGCGGCTGGAGATGCTCAAGGCCCTCACCGCGGTGCTGCCGCCGATCGACAACCAGCCCGATAGCGACAGCGTCAGCCTGGTTGCCGGCAGCGACCGCAAGGGGCGGCCGCTGCAGCGGACCTTCTACCGCGGCCGCAAGGAGGGGGAGCTGGCCGGGGTCGCCTTCAAGGTCGTCGCCCCCGACGGCTACAGCGGCAACATCGAGATCATGGTCGGGGTCGATGCGGCTGGCGCCGTGACCGGGGTGGAGATTCTTTCCCATGCCGAGACCCCGGGGCTGGGGAGCAAGATCGCCGAGCCCTGGTTCAAGGATCAGTTCCGCGGCAAGACTTTGCAGAACGCCGACTGGCGCGTGAAGAAGGACGGCGGCGGTTTTGACCAGATCACCGGCGCCACTATCTCGCCGCGGGCGGTGGTCAACGCCCTTAAGGGGGGGCTGGAGTTCTTTGCCGGCCATCGCGCCGAGATTCTCGCCGGGGAGGCCAGGCCATGA
- the rsxE gene encoding electron transport complex subunit RsxE, with protein MNLLQEFTKGLWRENAVFRLVLGMCPTLAVTTSAENGLGMGLATTFVLVCSNLAISALRKLIPAQVRIPAYIVVIASFVTVVQLGMEAFVYDLYKALGIFIPLIVVNCLILGRAEAFAGKKPLLPSLADGLGMGLGFTLALFVLGAVRELFGSGSLLGVSLFGAAYPPFLLLILPPGAFIALGILLALMNRFDSRRG; from the coding sequence ATGAACCTGCTGCAGGAATTTACCAAGGGGTTGTGGCGTGAAAACGCCGTCTTCCGGCTGGTGCTGGGGATGTGCCCGACGCTGGCGGTGACCACCAGCGCCGAGAACGGGCTCGGTATGGGCCTGGCGACCACCTTCGTGCTGGTCTGCTCGAACCTGGCGATCTCCGCCCTGCGCAAGCTGATCCCCGCCCAGGTCCGGATTCCAGCCTACATTGTCGTCATCGCTTCCTTTGTCACCGTGGTCCAGCTTGGCATGGAGGCCTTCGTCTACGACCTCTACAAGGCGCTTGGCATCTTCATCCCGCTGATCGTCGTCAACTGCCTGATCCTCGGCCGCGCCGAAGCTTTCGCCGGCAAGAAGCCGCTGCTGCCGTCGCTGGCCGACGGTCTCGGCATGGGGCTCGGCTTTACCCTCGCCCTCTTCGTCCTCGGCGCGGTACGGGAGCTCTTCGGCTCCGGCAGTTTGCTCGGTGTCAGCCTGTTCGGCGCCGCCTATCCCCCCTTCCTCCTCCTCATCCTCCCCCCCGGCGCCTTTATCGCCCTCGGCATCCTGCTTGCCCTGATGAACCGGTTCGATTCCCGCCGGGGTTGA
- a CDS encoding NADH-quinone oxidoreductase subunit A yields the protein MLESYLPILVLVAIAFAFAVGSVVLSRLIGQKKPSAIKLAPYECGMPLFGTARERFSVKFYIIAMLFIVFDIEAVFLYPWAVMFKRLGMFGFVEMGVFILILLVGYVYVWKKGALEWE from the coding sequence ATGCTAGAGAGTTATCTGCCGATACTCGTCCTCGTCGCCATTGCCTTTGCCTTTGCTGTCGGCTCGGTGGTCCTGTCCCGGCTGATCGGCCAGAAGAAGCCTTCGGCCATCAAGCTCGCCCCCTACGAGTGCGGCATGCCGCTCTTCGGTACGGCCCGGGAGCGCTTCTCGGTCAAGTTCTACATCATCGCCATGCTCTTCATCGTCTTCGACATCGAGGCGGTCTTCCTCTATCCCTGGGCGGTCATGTTCAAGCGCCTGGGGATGTTTGGTTTCGTTGAGATGGGCGTCTTTATTCTGATCCTTCTTGTCGGTTACGTCTATGTCTGGAAAAAAGGAGCGCTGGAATGGGAGTAG
- a CDS encoding NADH-quinone oxidoreductase subunit B — protein sequence MGVEETLGNNVITTSLDKLVNWSRAKSLWPMTFGLACCAIEMMAAGAARFDLDRLGILFRASPRQSDCIIIAGTVTKKMLPVIKVVYEQMPEPKYVIAMGACACSGGIFDTYSTVQGIDEALPVDVYIPGCPPRPEGLIYGIGKLQEKIMKERNSFGAVIGIGERINGV from the coding sequence ATGGGAGTAGAAGAAACCCTCGGCAATAATGTCATCACCACTTCGCTGGACAAGCTGGTCAACTGGTCCCGCGCCAAGTCGCTGTGGCCGATGACGTTCGGTCTCGCCTGCTGCGCCATCGAGATGATGGCCGCCGGCGCCGCCCGTTTCGACCTCGACCGTCTCGGCATCCTCTTCCGTGCCTCGCCCCGGCAGTCGGACTGCATCATCATTGCCGGCACCGTCACCAAGAAGATGCTGCCGGTCATCAAGGTCGTTTACGAGCAGATGCCGGAACCGAAATATGTCATCGCCATGGGCGCCTGTGCCTGCTCCGGCGGTATTTTCGATACCTACAGCACCGTTCAGGGGATCGACGAGGCGTTGCCGGTCGATGTCTACATTCCCGGCTGCCCGCCCCGTCCCGAAGGCCTCATCTACGGTATCGGCAAGCTGCAGGAGAAGATCATGAAGGAGCGTAACTCCTTCGGCGCGGTGATCGGTATCGGCGAGCGCATCAACGGGGTCTGA
- a CDS encoding NADH-quinone oxidoreductase subunit C: MSEHAAVAKLKERFAGAVLEVAEFRGETTVTVKKEEIVAIASFLKQDLGYNFLCDLCGVDYLGQTPRFMVVYNLYNISSKDRLRVKVPVAENDAEVETVSGVWATANWHERECWDLMGISFANHPDLRRILMPADWVGHPLRKDYPLQGPDRAPYQGRLS; encoded by the coding sequence ATGAGCGAACATGCAGCGGTAGCGAAGCTGAAGGAGCGATTCGCCGGGGCGGTCCTCGAGGTTGCCGAATTTCGCGGCGAGACGACGGTGACGGTGAAGAAGGAAGAGATCGTCGCCATTGCCTCCTTCCTCAAGCAGGACCTCGGATACAATTTCCTCTGCGACCTGTGCGGCGTCGACTACCTCGGCCAGACGCCCCGGTTCATGGTGGTCTACAACCTTTACAACATCAGCAGCAAGGACCGCCTCCGGGTCAAGGTTCCGGTCGCTGAGAACGATGCCGAGGTCGAGACGGTCAGCGGCGTCTGGGCGACCGCCAACTGGCATGAGCGCGAGTGCTGGGACCTGATGGGGATTTCCTTTGCCAACCACCCCGACCTGCGCCGCATCCTGATGCCGGCCGACTGGGTCGGGCACCCGTTGCGCAAGGACTACCCGTTGCAGGGACCCGACCGCGCTCCCTACCAGGGCCGCCTTTCCTAA
- the nuoD gene encoding NADH dehydrogenase (quinone) subunit D, protein MATTEIMTINMGPQHPSTHGVLQLILELDGEIVKKATPHIGFLHRGVEKLSEHRTYHQVIPLTDRLDYLAPMSNNLGYVLAVEKLLGITDLIPDRANRVRVILAELTRIKSHLVWLATHALDIGAMTVFLYCFREREAIIDIYEKISGARMTSNYFRVGGLSADLPAGIEQEIRSFVAAMPGLVDTYEGLLTGNRIWQKRTIGVGKISAEDAIDIGLSGPALRGSGVDWDLRRDNPYCGYEEYDFNVPVRTEGDTFARYKARLDEMRESCKIVNQALDKLQPGPVLADAPKVCLPPKKDVVNTIEGLIHHFKIITEGFKAEVGEVYQGIEAPKGELGYYLISDGGNHPYRMKIRPPSFVNLQALPQMVEGSLLADVIATIGTLDIVLGEIDR, encoded by the coding sequence ATGGCAACGACCGAAATCATGACCATAAACATGGGGCCGCAGCACCCCTCGACCCACGGGGTTCTGCAGCTGATTCTCGAGCTCGACGGCGAGATCGTCAAGAAGGCGACCCCGCATATCGGCTTTCTGCACCGGGGCGTCGAGAAGCTCTCCGAGCATCGCACCTATCACCAGGTCATCCCGCTGACCGACCGTCTCGACTACCTGGCGCCGATGAGCAACAACCTCGGTTACGTGCTGGCGGTGGAGAAGCTCCTCGGTATCACCGACCTGATCCCCGACCGCGCCAACCGCGTGCGCGTCATCCTCGCCGAGCTGACCCGTATCAAGAGCCACCTGGTCTGGCTGGCGACCCACGCCCTCGACATCGGCGCGATGACCGTCTTCCTCTACTGTTTCCGCGAGCGTGAGGCGATCATCGACATCTACGAAAAGATTTCCGGTGCCCGCATGACCTCCAACTACTTCCGCGTCGGCGGCCTTTCGGCCGACCTGCCGGCGGGGATCGAGCAGGAGATCCGCAGCTTCGTCGCCGCCATGCCCGGCCTGGTCGACACCTACGAAGGGCTGCTCACCGGCAACAGGATCTGGCAGAAGCGTACCATCGGAGTCGGCAAGATCAGCGCTGAGGATGCCATCGACATCGGCCTCTCCGGGCCGGCCCTGCGTGGTTCCGGGGTTGACTGGGACCTGCGCCGCGACAATCCCTACTGCGGCTACGAAGAGTATGACTTCAATGTCCCGGTGCGCACCGAGGGGGATACCTTCGCCCGCTACAAGGCGCGCCTCGACGAGATGCGCGAATCCTGCAAGATCGTCAACCAGGCCCTCGACAAGCTGCAGCCCGGGCCGGTCCTGGCCGACGCCCCGAAGGTCTGCCTGCCGCCGAAGAAGGACGTCGTCAACACCATCGAGGGGCTGATCCACCACTTCAAGATCATTACCGAAGGGTTCAAGGCCGAAGTAGGGGAAGTCTACCAGGGGATCGAGGCGCCCAAGGGGGAGCTCGGCTACTACCTGATCTCCGACGGCGGCAACCATCCGTACCGGATGAAGATCCGGCCGCCCTCCTTCGTCAACCTGCAGGCCCTGCCGCAGATGGTCGAAGGTTCTCTGCTGGCCGACGTCATCGCCACCATCGGGACCCTGGATATCGTTCTCGGTGAAATCGACCGCTAA
- the nuoE gene encoding NADH-quinone oxidoreductase subunit NuoE encodes MSNAAEQVEQEEIDLTGANQVIDKYLDMHGALMPVLQEIQEVYGYVPEPCVHLVAERLNVYSSQIYGVLTFYAQFHLEPRGKYIVRVCMGTACHVKGAGRIGDTLKDRLGVGHAETTEDLKFTAEYVACIGACGMAPVIMVNDATYGSMTVNKMNEVIDKYVKMD; translated from the coding sequence ATGAGCAACGCAGCGGAACAAGTAGAGCAAGAGGAAATCGACCTGACCGGTGCCAACCAGGTCATCGATAAATATCTCGACATGCACGGGGCGCTGATGCCGGTGCTCCAGGAGATCCAGGAGGTTTACGGCTATGTGCCCGAGCCCTGCGTCCACCTGGTGGCCGAGCGGCTCAACGTCTATTCCAGCCAGATCTACGGCGTCCTAACCTTCTACGCCCAGTTCCACCTCGAGCCGCGCGGCAAGTACATCGTCCGCGTCTGCATGGGGACCGCCTGCCACGTCAAGGGGGCCGGCCGTATCGGCGACACCCTCAAGGACCGGCTCGGCGTCGGCCATGCCGAAACCACCGAGGATCTCAAGTTCACCGCGGAATACGTCGCCTGTATCGGCGCCTGCGGCATGGCTCCGGTCATCATGGTCAATGATGCCACCTACGGCAGCATGACCGTGAACAAGATGAACGAGGTCATCGACAAATACGTGAAGATGGACTGA